A genomic stretch from Gracilimonas sp. includes:
- a CDS encoding queuosine precursor transporter gives MSENKPSMAQRDALFLSLAGVFITALVLGNVIGTTKFVTLFVIDMPGWLQAITPSIVRDGNIYTMSVPVGVLAYPVTFLATDLISELFGRKKAQLVVWVGFFLNFFMLLVMSVGHWLPNTGGVSGGIQLFEGVYEFMVGNTIASMIAYLTAQTVDVRLFHFWKNLTGGKHLWLRNNASTMFSQLVDSTAILTILYLAGNLGDNVNSVATLIILILNSYLFKFFFALFDTPLFYLGVRFLRHYNEDPTGHSLYDSE, from the coding sequence ATGTCTGAAAATAAACCATCGATGGCTCAGCGGGACGCCTTGTTTCTCAGCCTTGCAGGAGTTTTTATAACCGCATTAGTTCTGGGGAATGTAATAGGTACAACGAAATTTGTGACGTTATTTGTTATAGACATGCCCGGTTGGCTGCAAGCAATTACTCCCTCGATTGTAAGAGATGGCAATATATATACGATGAGTGTTCCGGTTGGGGTGCTTGCATATCCCGTCACTTTTCTTGCCACTGATCTTATCTCAGAATTGTTTGGAAGAAAGAAAGCACAGCTTGTAGTTTGGGTCGGATTCTTTTTGAATTTTTTTATGCTCTTAGTGATGTCGGTGGGGCACTGGCTTCCAAATACCGGAGGGGTGAGCGGCGGCATTCAATTATTTGAAGGCGTGTATGAGTTCATGGTTGGAAATACCATTGCAAGTATGATCGCATATCTCACCGCACAAACTGTGGATGTTCGTCTGTTCCACTTCTGGAAAAATCTGACCGGCGGAAAACATTTATGGTTGAGAAATAATGCATCCACCATGTTCAGTCAACTTGTAGATTCTACCGCAATTTTAACCATTTTATATTTGGCCGGGAATCTCGGAGACAATGTGAATTCTGTCGCCACGCTCATTATCCTCATTTTGAATTCATATTTGTTCAAATTTTTCTTTGCACTTTTTGATACTCCGCTCTTTTATTTGGGTGTAAGGTTTCTTAGACACTACAATGAAGACCCCACAGGGCACTCATTATACGATTCTGAATAG
- a CDS encoding transposase, with translation MGKTRYKFKEEHYPYFVTCSTVKGISLFAYQDISKLIIESIKHLQNKEKVELYAYVIMHNHIHLIVEGKRLAIKMGRFKSFTARCIIDYLKAHNRRYYLSELIAYKHSKHKDSEYQVWQKGVHPKQISDVRMMNQKIEYVHCNPVKAGFVNLPQHWKYSSARNYLGEDNAIIPVTLFSV, from the coding sequence ATGGGCAAAACAAGGTATAAATTCAAAGAAGAGCACTATCCTTATTTTGTTACCTGTAGTACGGTAAAAGGAATCTCATTATTTGCTTATCAGGATATTAGCAAGCTCATCATAGAATCTATCAAACATCTTCAAAACAAAGAAAAAGTTGAACTCTATGCGTACGTGATTATGCATAATCACATTCATCTGATCGTAGAGGGAAAGCGTTTAGCAATCAAAATGGGAAGGTTCAAGTCATTTACTGCAAGATGCATTATAGACTATCTGAAAGCACATAACCGGAGATATTATTTATCGGAATTAATAGCATATAAACATTCGAAGCATAAAGATAGTGAGTATCAGGTGTGGCAGAAGGGGGTACATCCCAAACAAATTTCAGATGTGAGAATGATGAATCAGAAAATCGAGTATGTGCATTGCAATCCGGTTAAAGCTGGGTTTGTGAATTTACCACAGCATTGGAAGTATTCATCAGCGAGAAATTATTTAGGTGAGGATAATGCTATTATTCCGGTCACACTATTTTCGGTCTAG
- a CDS encoding 6-bladed beta-propeller — MYRYVIFLLFFYSCTPSSTKDDLSLKLGELPNAISITDAGSAKIIELIPEVVIGDDDKLILGYLSQIEIDSAGRVYLADWRQKQIHVFDKNGDYITALGREGVGPGEFQGFSHMKIKGNKLSVFDRRQFRINEFNLETLSYSNSTTVRQYPRNVGEYEEIKGWIPMYFIPRYDSTTIAGYMEHPKDSRIELETYNLGEYRGVKYYFMNYSGEIISDQLFEMRDREDLMATVEGKHLSRVQPAAFLGNTILRVSPEKEMISVWTKDFIIKIYDSNGNYERALYHASHSKRTIRREELIEFLHEDDWNNQLLVKHAELPEKWPSLFTIKIDDENRIWVGLIKEGEQFLEWWVITQQGDLVAKAYMPEDLSLKWLMSDPLLAIRDGYFYASKRDPDTGQELVVKYKMEYQ, encoded by the coding sequence ATGTATAGATACGTCATCTTTCTGCTATTTTTTTACTCCTGTACTCCTTCATCAACTAAAGATGATCTCTCCTTGAAGCTGGGAGAACTCCCAAACGCGATCTCTATAACAGATGCTGGATCAGCAAAAATAATTGAATTAATTCCAGAAGTAGTAATAGGTGATGACGACAAGTTAATACTGGGGTATCTTTCACAAATTGAAATTGACAGTGCGGGCAGAGTATATCTTGCAGATTGGAGACAAAAGCAGATCCACGTGTTTGACAAAAATGGAGATTATATAACCGCCCTGGGCCGAGAAGGTGTTGGTCCGGGAGAGTTCCAGGGCTTCAGCCATATGAAAATTAAAGGGAACAAGTTATCTGTTTTTGACCGCCGGCAGTTTCGAATTAATGAGTTTAATTTAGAAACGTTAAGCTATTCGAATTCCACTACCGTCCGGCAATATCCTCGAAACGTAGGAGAGTATGAAGAAATAAAAGGGTGGATCCCGATGTACTTTATCCCACGTTATGACAGTACCACGATCGCCGGTTATATGGAACATCCTAAGGACTCACGCATCGAGCTTGAAACTTATAATTTAGGGGAATACCGGGGTGTGAAGTACTACTTTATGAATTATTCTGGAGAGATCATTAGTGATCAGCTGTTTGAAATGAGGGACCGTGAAGACTTGATGGCTACCGTTGAAGGTAAGCATCTTTCCAGGGTACAACCTGCGGCATTTCTTGGTAATACGATACTAAGGGTAAGTCCGGAGAAGGAGATGATCTCAGTGTGGACAAAAGATTTTATCATCAAGATCTACGATAGTAATGGCAATTATGAGCGGGCACTATATCATGCAAGTCACAGTAAAAGAACGATAAGACGCGAAGAACTGATAGAATTCTTACACGAGGATGACTGGAATAATCAGTTGTTAGTGAAGCATGCAGAGTTACCGGAAAAGTGGCCCTCACTTTTTACGATTAAGATTGATGATGAGAATCGGATTTGGGTTGGGCTGATTAAGGAAGGGGAGCAATTTTTAGAATGGTGGGTGATAACCCAACAGGGGGATTTAGTTGCTAAAGCCTACATGCCGGAAGATCTGTCACTTAAATGGCTGATGAGTGATCCATTATTAGCAATAAGGGACGGATATTTTTATGCGAGCAAGAGAGATCCTGATACCGGACAGGAACTAGTAGTTAAATATAAAATGGAATATCAATAG
- a CDS encoding AarF/ABC1/UbiB kinase family protein, translating into MSKDFPSSKFERGSRIAKTGLKVGTNYAKRYLRKKSGTENETTDGKFHSDNAKEVFKEFTKLRGTALKIAQGMSMDQGFLPEEFAEVMTQAQYSVPPINKALVRSIIKRELGDYPEQLFAKFESEAFAAASIGQVHKAELKDGRKVAIKIQYPNVRETIDSDLGLAKILVKRIVKKGTDMDPYFEEVKRTLLDETNYIKEGKQIDLFRERFGGLNIVIPKWVEEFSTDKVLCMTYMEGRHLGEFLKEDPDQETRDHFGQLLWDFFHQQIQEMDYVHADTHPGNFFFTYDDKLGVIDFGCVKKFPKEFFMNYLRLLPTHLTDDEEAIRELYEDLKVIDPDSDTPENEERYFKFARNYGKTFAEPYKYEIFDFGDEEYRNTIKYFTKDAPIGNEPRGSQHFLYTTRVHLGLYNLLMKMGAHIDTTKSKEILSEMLDVDFGELVE; encoded by the coding sequence ATGAGTAAAGACTTCCCTTCATCAAAATTTGAGCGCGGCAGTAGAATTGCCAAAACCGGTTTAAAAGTCGGCACGAACTATGCCAAGAGATATCTCCGCAAGAAATCAGGAACAGAAAATGAAACCACAGATGGAAAATTTCATTCTGATAATGCTAAAGAGGTATTCAAGGAATTCACCAAACTTAGGGGAACAGCTCTAAAAATTGCACAAGGCATGAGCATGGACCAAGGATTTCTTCCCGAGGAATTTGCCGAGGTCATGACCCAGGCACAGTACTCGGTTCCTCCTATTAATAAGGCACTGGTTCGTTCTATTATAAAGAGAGAGCTGGGGGATTATCCCGAGCAGTTGTTTGCGAAGTTTGAATCGGAGGCTTTTGCAGCAGCATCCATCGGACAGGTTCATAAAGCGGAATTAAAAGACGGACGGAAAGTGGCTATCAAAATTCAGTACCCCAATGTGCGAGAGACTATTGATTCGGATCTGGGTTTGGCAAAGATCCTGGTTAAACGCATAGTGAAAAAGGGGACCGATATGGATCCTTATTTTGAAGAGGTGAAAAGAACGCTGCTTGATGAGACCAACTATATAAAGGAGGGAAAGCAAATTGATTTGTTTCGGGAGCGGTTTGGAGGGTTGAATATTGTGATCCCAAAATGGGTGGAGGAATTTTCTACGGATAAAGTTCTTTGCATGACTTATATGGAAGGCCGACACCTTGGGGAATTCCTGAAGGAAGATCCCGATCAGGAAACTCGAGATCATTTTGGCCAGCTTTTATGGGACTTCTTCCATCAGCAGATCCAAGAGATGGATTATGTGCATGCCGATACGCATCCCGGAAATTTCTTTTTTACATATGATGATAAGCTGGGTGTCATCGATTTTGGGTGCGTGAAGAAATTCCCAAAAGAATTTTTCATGAATTACCTCCGGTTATTACCCACCCATCTCACGGACGATGAAGAAGCTATTCGTGAGTTATACGAAGACCTGAAGGTCATTGATCCCGATTCAGATACTCCTGAAAACGAAGAACGATATTTCAAATTCGCCCGAAATTATGGTAAGACCTTTGCCGAGCCTTATAAATATGAGATTTTCGATTTCGGGGATGAAGAATACCGTAACACTATCAAATATTTTACCAAAGATGCTCCCATCGGAAATGAGCCGCGTGGCTCTCAGCACTTCTTATATACCACGCGTGTACACCTGGGACTTTATAATCTGCTCATGAAAATGGGAGCGCACATCGACACCACGAAAAGCAAAGAGATATTGAGTGAAATGCTGGATGTAGATTTTGGGGAGTTGGTAGAATAG
- the recQ gene encoding DNA helicase RecQ produces MQNSETTLDNMPDIQKAEHLLHEVFGFEEFRSLQKDIIENVLQKRDTLAIMPTGGGKSLCFQIPSLIFDGLTIVVSPLISLMKDQVDQLTAYGISAAFLNSSLAPREYQNTMDQIRRNELDLLYLAPETLLKSNILNLLSGLQVDCFAIDEAHCISEWGHDFRPEYRQLAEVKNRFDDAVCLALTATATPQVQKDISNSLGLTDANKFVASFNRKNLYLNVITKTGPLRQTIEFLEDHKEQSGIIYCFSRKQVDELTLDLEANGYSVLPYHAGLGEARRVKNQEGFIRDEVDIIVATIAFGMGIDKPDVRFVIHYDMPKNIESYYQQIGRAGRDGLQADCLFLFSYGDAGKIRYFINEKTGEERQISEEHLQQLMDFVEAQQCRRIKLLEYFGEKFTEENCGMCDYCTGDVSDSENITVSAQKFLSTIVRTEQRFGFHHIKNILVGSRRKEILKFNHDQLSTYGIGNEYNRKEWKQLYRELMRQDIVERGAEHGGLKLTPKAMAVLKGEHELFGVIEKQERKRTVKASKSEIESLDFDLKLLKLLKEKRTELAGEEGVPPYIIFADTTLMEMAYYFPQSEESLLKIHGVGKTKRQRYGDAFLDVITEYCTQHNLQEKTKKRSSRKNLKKNPISRSKRHHQVGQRYNEGESIPEIASFYEVKESTVINNLTKFIQDGHSIRPDRLRELSDLSNEGFERVVTKFEELGVELLKPVFEALDEQVPYDELRVVQLYMMAEE; encoded by the coding sequence ATGCAAAATTCAGAAACCACTTTAGATAACATGCCGGATATCCAAAAAGCAGAACACTTACTTCATGAAGTTTTCGGGTTTGAGGAATTTCGGTCACTGCAAAAAGATATTATTGAGAATGTCCTCCAAAAAAGGGATACCCTCGCCATCATGCCTACCGGTGGCGGAAAGTCACTTTGCTTCCAAATTCCTTCTCTGATTTTTGATGGACTGACCATCGTTGTTTCTCCTCTGATATCATTAATGAAAGACCAGGTGGATCAACTCACCGCCTATGGAATCTCAGCTGCTTTCTTAAACAGTTCTCTCGCTCCCAGGGAGTATCAAAACACAATGGATCAGATTCGCCGAAATGAATTGGACCTGCTTTATCTTGCTCCGGAAACCTTGCTGAAAAGCAACATTCTCAACCTGCTTTCCGGGTTGCAGGTCGATTGTTTTGCTATTGACGAAGCTCACTGTATCTCAGAATGGGGACATGACTTCCGACCGGAATACCGCCAACTTGCAGAAGTAAAGAACAGATTCGATGATGCCGTTTGCCTCGCCCTTACCGCCACTGCAACCCCTCAGGTACAAAAAGACATCTCAAACAGTTTAGGACTTACAGATGCGAACAAATTCGTAGCCAGCTTCAACCGGAAAAATTTATACCTGAATGTAATTACCAAAACAGGTCCGCTTCGCCAAACCATCGAGTTCCTGGAAGACCACAAAGAGCAATCAGGTATCATTTATTGTTTTTCCCGCAAACAAGTGGATGAACTTACCCTTGATCTTGAAGCAAACGGCTACTCCGTTCTTCCATATCACGCCGGATTGGGAGAAGCCCGGCGAGTTAAAAATCAGGAGGGCTTTATTCGGGATGAAGTGGACATCATTGTGGCCACCATAGCCTTCGGAATGGGCATTGATAAGCCGGATGTTCGTTTTGTCATTCATTATGACATGCCAAAGAATATTGAATCATATTACCAGCAAATTGGTCGCGCGGGCAGGGATGGGTTGCAAGCCGATTGCCTGTTTTTATTCAGCTATGGGGATGCCGGTAAAATCCGCTATTTCATAAATGAGAAAACCGGTGAGGAACGACAAATATCGGAAGAGCACCTGCAGCAACTGATGGATTTTGTAGAGGCGCAACAATGCCGAAGAATTAAACTGCTTGAATATTTTGGGGAAAAATTCACGGAAGAAAATTGTGGGATGTGCGACTATTGCACCGGAGATGTGTCCGATTCGGAAAACATTACGGTTTCTGCCCAAAAATTTCTTTCTACTATTGTCCGTACCGAACAGCGTTTTGGCTTTCATCACATCAAAAACATCCTGGTCGGCTCTCGCCGAAAAGAAATACTAAAATTCAATCATGACCAACTTTCGACTTATGGAATTGGAAATGAATATAACCGAAAGGAATGGAAGCAGTTATACCGGGAATTGATGCGACAAGATATTGTGGAGAGAGGAGCTGAACATGGCGGGCTTAAATTAACCCCGAAAGCCATGGCTGTATTAAAAGGAGAACATGAATTGTTTGGTGTGATTGAGAAACAAGAGCGAAAACGCACTGTCAAAGCTTCTAAAAGTGAAATCGAATCGCTTGATTTTGACCTCAAACTGCTAAAATTACTCAAAGAAAAGCGAACAGAATTAGCAGGAGAAGAGGGAGTACCTCCTTATATCATATTTGCCGATACCACGCTAATGGAAATGGCATATTATTTCCCGCAATCGGAGGAAAGCTTATTGAAAATTCACGGCGTTGGAAAGACAAAGCGTCAAAGATACGGGGATGCGTTCCTGGATGTAATCACTGAATATTGCACTCAACATAATCTGCAAGAAAAGACCAAAAAAAGAAGCTCCCGAAAGAATTTAAAGAAAAATCCTATCAGCCGAAGTAAGCGACATCATCAGGTTGGACAAAGATATAATGAGGGAGAATCTATTCCTGAAATCGCGTCCTTTTATGAAGTCAAGGAAAGTACGGTAATCAACAATCTCACTAAATTTATTCAGGATGGCCACTCCATTCGTCCGGATAGACTTAGGGAGCTTTCGGATCTAAGCAATGAAGGTTTTGAAAGAGTAGTTACTAAATTTGAAGAATTGGGAGTAGAACTATTAAAACCTGTTTTTGAGGCTTTGGATGAACAGGTGCCTTATGATGAATTGCGCGTGGTACAGTTGTATATGATGGCGGAAGAATAG